A DNA window from Rossellomorea marisflavi contains the following coding sequences:
- a CDS encoding DUF6115 domain-containing protein, whose translation MMFLIVLSILLNLVALFAIILLYVRQNRLLALDSQQKRRVTEMEELMSAYMAELKEENDTFLRSLANDVPADVESVTEPPSMVRKKAMDAYQSAPSIDPTDQSDAAEPDIVRMYRAGVSIDEIARASGVGKTEVELFLKFNRDTE comes from the coding sequence ATGATGTTTTTAATTGTACTATCAATCTTATTGAATCTCGTGGCCCTCTTTGCCATCATCCTCCTATATGTCAGGCAGAACCGCCTCCTCGCCCTCGACAGCCAGCAAAAGAGAAGGGTGACAGAAATGGAGGAACTCATGTCTGCCTATATGGCGGAATTGAAGGAGGAGAATGATACCTTTCTGCGTTCCTTGGCAAATGATGTGCCGGCTGATGTGGAGAGTGTGACAGAGCCCCCATCCATGGTTCGAAAAAAGGCAATGGACGCTTATCAGTCGGCCCCGTCAATTGACCCGACGGATCAATCCGATGCAGCGGAACCCGATATAGTGAGGATGTACCGCGCGGGTGTTTCAATAGATGAAATCGCACGGGCCTCTGGCGTAGGAAAGACGGAAGTGGAGCTTTTCCTGAAGTTCAACAGGGATACCGAATAA